Within Portunus trituberculatus isolate SZX2019 chromosome 18, ASM1759143v1, whole genome shotgun sequence, the genomic segment TGCCATATTGCTGCCTCACAGTGCAGTGCCCCTCCTTGGTGTGCTTTAGAGAGCAGAAACCTACAGTGACTTGTTTCACATTATTACACAATAGCATCTTGTGATAATTGATTGTTTTTTTAGTGTGGATGAAACAGTATAGTAATGTTCTGAGACTACTGTGCAGATTGTGAGCCTCAAGGAAGCTGGTCATTCAGTTAGAGAAATACCTGAGCGGTTGACAGTATCCAGAGAGTTACATTTGTTCAGAGAAGAAGGGAATTGTCATACACCTGAACTTAAGAAATGTTTGGATTGGATGTCTCGGGAAGACAATTGAGAGGGCTATTACTGTCTTAGAGTGTGCAGTGAACACTGATGTCAAGACCACTGCACATTTTAAGATTTTGAATACTAAAGACAAGAAGGCTGGAGTAGTTGCTTGTATTTCATGTGCATTAAGCTCTGACTCCATAGACACAAATCTTGGATAATTTCAGATTGATGGGATAAAACAACCAAAACAGTAAGGTTGTAATTACAATGACTGGAATACCTGGATGGCAAGTTAGCCTAATTCTGTGTGTTAAGGCAGATTTTAAAGTTCACTATGTGAAAAACACGAAAGATTAACTCGTCACTATTAATTACCAGCCTGTCACAAATATTTTTGCTTTCAGCTTTGTCTCACCAAAATGGGTGCCACAGATGGCTGACCACATGGAGGTGATGCAGGGAATTCAGCGCCTCAGTGGAGTGTCATACCCTGTACTGACACCAAATCTGAAGGGATTTGAGGCTGCGGTGAGATCAGTGTCCGAATTGGTCTTTAGTTGTCTTGTTCCCATGGCTTTATTTACTTCAATTTCTTCAGCTGATGTATATATCTAagtacttcttcctcttttaattctttatttCAAATGTCTATTCTTGTATATATGAAACATGCTGTACTGTTCATGCTATGCCTTAGGAAAGTATGCCTCAACTCACAAAGTAATTCAGAaaattttctttacatctttttTATTGTATAGTAATACTGAAGCAATAatatcattctccttttctaaaCTAAAGTATATTAATTTTCATTGTGCAAGAAGAATGTGCTACAGTTTCAGGCAGGATGTGAGGAAGTGGCCATCTTTGGGGCTGCCTCAGAGTCATTCAGCCAGAAGAACATCAATTGCAGTATCATGGAATCCCTTAAACGCTTTGAGGCAGTGGTGGAGGCAGCCAAGGCAAGAGGTGTAAGGGTGAGGGGCTatgtctcctgtgtgtgtggctgtcccTATGAGGGACCTGTTGATCCCAGGACTGTGGCTCAGGTATGCTTTATATGTGTGGCTTGGAATATAGCAACATTATTTGTGAATTTGTGAATTTGAGCTACTCCTTAGCTTTGTATATGAACTTGTCCAGATCACTTATGTTCTTCACCAGAGTAtagctatttatttatgtatcagcAGAAACCATATTCAGGAATGTCACAGGATGTATTTGATGAGCCACAAAATCAACCACAAATCAAGTTGTAGGCTGTATCTATCTCACTGCTGACTTAGACCTTGAATTAAGATGCTAGACTCATCCCAGACATTTCGTTTCCCAGGTTGCCCACACCATGTATGAGATGGGATGCTATGAGATCTCCCTTGGGGATACCATTGGTGTGGGCACACCAGGCAGCATTCGCCACATGTTAGAGGAAGTGCTGAAAGTGTTGCCAGCAGATGTGTTGGCAATACATTGCCATGACACCTATGGCCAAGCACTGCCTAATATTTTGACAGCACTTCAGGTGGGTACTAGACTCAAATAGTGTAATGACACTTGTACACTTACTGAATTGAGCTTGTTACACATTCCAATGAACTCTCACTATACATACAAAATATACATATGCTTCCCACTTGTCAAGTCTCGCtgtttctttgttatatttggCATGGATATAATTATATTTTGAGAGGATAACAATGATGCCAACTATCAGAAATGTTGAAGAGTGTTTTCATCCTGGAATATTCATCTACTAGGCACACTCCTTTATTGTTAGTTTTGAGGAGCATGAAGTAATTAATGTCAGCTGTCATGCATGTGTTAGGTAATGTTATATGCTTTGCTATTTGAACTCTATAATGGTGATGTTAGTTGTCACAAGTATACATTGAAACCTCCATTTCCTTGTCCTCAGATGGGGGTGAGTGTAGTGGATGCCTCTGTGGCTGGCTTAGGAGGATGTCCCTATGCCAAAGGTGCTTCAGGGAATGTGGCAACAGAGGATGTGGTCTACATGCTCAATGGCCTGCAAATAGAGACTGGAGTAGACCTTGACAAACTGATTGAGGCTGGTAACTATATCTGTAAGGTACTCAACAGGCAGAACATGAGCAAGGTAAGCTGTGCTAAGACCAAGGGTGGCTGAGCAACATCTTGATGAATAGGGTctactttatcatcatcattagcatcatcattatcatgactTTCACCTAATTGTAATGCTGAAGACTTTGAGGAATAAGTTTGGTCTTAGCTTCATCTAAGAACAAAAGTGGGATCAAATTATAACATGGCAGGTACAAGATATTTTCTGTTACCAATGGAGCAACAAACAAAGGAGTGTGTTAGCTTGTTGCCTGCTTAGTAACTACCTTCATAGATTGTATTGATGGAGGAAGGTGCTGAATATGCTAAAATATTTGTG encodes:
- the LOC123505415 gene encoding hydroxymethylglutaryl-CoA lyase, mitochondrial-like isoform X2: MSRILCRTDLLSALKSFCRNYGAVGIRGSPHALPPYPRKVKIVEVGPRDGLQNEKTLVPTNVKIELINKLAKAGHRAVEVTSFVSPKWVPQMADHMEVMQGIQRLSGVSYPVLTPNLKGFEAAFQAGCEEVAIFGAASESFSQKNINCSIMESLKRFEAVVEAAKARGVRVRGYVSCVCGCPYEGPVDPRTVAQVAHTMYEMGCYEISLGDTIGVGTPGSIRHMLEEVLKVLPADVLAIHCHDTYGQALPNILTALQMGVSVVDASVAGLGGCPYAKGASGNVATEDVVYMLNGLQIETGVDLDKLIEAGNYICKVLNRQNMSKVSCAKTKGG
- the LOC123505415 gene encoding hydroxymethylglutaryl-CoA lyase, mitochondrial-like isoform X1, with translation MSRILCRTDLLSALKSFCRNYGAVGQTLGKSQYLEIRGSPHALPPYPRKVKIVEVGPRDGLQNEKTLVPTNVKIELINKLAKAGHRAVEVTSFVSPKWVPQMADHMEVMQGIQRLSGVSYPVLTPNLKGFEAAFQAGCEEVAIFGAASESFSQKNINCSIMESLKRFEAVVEAAKARGVRVRGYVSCVCGCPYEGPVDPRTVAQVAHTMYEMGCYEISLGDTIGVGTPGSIRHMLEEVLKVLPADVLAIHCHDTYGQALPNILTALQMGVSVVDASVAGLGGCPYAKGASGNVATEDVVYMLNGLQIETGVDLDKLIEAGNYICKVLNRQNMSKVSCAKTKGG